One part of the Myxococcales bacterium genome encodes these proteins:
- a CDS encoding DUF4150 domain-containing protein → MGNDTLINDRSPVTKGSDGTTPAFPDPCKTSTPAGPVPIPYPNIAKSGDLANGTTSVRVNGASVAVKGSNLSTSAGDEAGSVGGVMSSKTKGKAEPLMYSFNVKFEGKGVVRNFDPFLNNDKNTPPAPLVQAQVATIPPAPPEQEEEPERCEYCGKNKHDFAERSGTNLGNGGALARRIFGDGDKAAHPWNTGAFSLQAHHLVCSEAMDSDTWSRLCREFGYDINRKENGVMLPYLMELACQTAAPLHRSNHQQGRADGLPYPDKIKELIEKVRERAEAGEFCSDPGKLVEALDKIANEVLVEVSAFNYTITKDGEDYAAGKRGCGGVPSLSRTKGPCCPHDRQHGLVQQQTKSTIPKRSGPLKIGT, encoded by the coding sequence GTGGGGAACGACACCCTCATCAACGACCGAAGCCCCGTGACGAAGGGCAGCGATGGCACCACACCAGCGTTTCCAGACCCGTGTAAGACGAGCACACCGGCGGGTCCGGTTCCCATTCCGTACCCGAACATCGCCAAGTCAGGCGATCTGGCGAACGGGACGACATCGGTGAGGGTCAACGGGGCGTCGGTGGCGGTGAAGGGGTCGAACCTGTCGACGAGCGCGGGTGACGAGGCGGGGTCAGTGGGCGGGGTGATGTCGTCGAAGACGAAGGGCAAAGCGGAGCCGCTGATGTACTCGTTCAACGTGAAGTTCGAGGGCAAGGGGGTGGTGCGCAACTTCGATCCCTTCCTCAACAACGACAAGAACACGCCGCCGGCGCCCCTGGTTCAAGCGCAGGTGGCGACCATACCGCCCGCCCCGCCGGAGCAGGAGGAGGAGCCAGAGAGGTGTGAGTACTGTGGCAAGAACAAGCACGACTTCGCAGAGCGCTCGGGCACCAACCTGGGCAACGGAGGCGCGCTCGCTCGAAGGATTTTCGGCGACGGAGACAAGGCGGCCCACCCGTGGAATACGGGAGCGTTCTCGCTGCAAGCGCATCACCTCGTCTGCAGCGAGGCCATGGACAGTGACACCTGGTCACGCCTATGCCGGGAGTTCGGCTACGACATCAACCGCAAGGAAAACGGCGTGATGCTGCCGTACCTGATGGAGCTCGCTTGCCAGACAGCGGCGCCGCTGCACCGGAGCAACCACCAGCAAGGGCGTGCCGATGGGTTGCCGTATCCGGACAAGATAAAGGAGCTCATCGAAAAAGTGAGAGAGAGGGCCGAGGCGGGGGAGTTTTGCAGCGACCCTGGGAAGTTGGTCGAGGCGCTTGACAAGATCGCGAATGAAGTTCTCGTGGAGGTATCAGCGTTCAACTACACGATCACGAAAGACGGCGAAGACTACGCCGCTGGGAAGCGAGGGTGCGGGGGCGTGCCCAGTCTAAGTCGCACCAAAGGCCCATGCTGCCCGCACGACCGGCAGCATGGACTTGTGCAGCAGCAAACGAAGTCGACCATTCCGAAGCGAAGCGGGCCCTTGAAGATAGGAACCTGA